A single genomic interval of Chryseobacterium paludis harbors:
- a CDS encoding DNA gyrase/topoisomerase IV subunit A, which translates to MTEENSHEGESLKKVSGLYKDWFLDYASYVILDRAIPSVYDGLKPVQRRIMHSMRELEDGRYNKVANIVGNTMKYHPHGDASITDAMVQIGQKELLIDTQGNWGNVFTGDSAAAARYIEARLTPFALEVVFNPKTTEWSKSYDGRNNEPIDLPVKFPLLLTQGVEGIGVGLSTKILPHNFNELINASVAHLKGKKFELFPDFLTAGYLDVSEYNDGHRGGKVRTRARIIQTDKHTLVISELPFSKTTSDLIDSILKANEKGKIKIKKIEDNTSDTVEILIHLHNDVSPDKTIDALYAFTDCQVTISPNACVIVGDKPMFLNVSEILRMNTEHTVSLLKKELEIELHELQESWHFSSLERIFIENRIYHDIEEVETWEDVIKTIDIGLKPHTKHLLRVVTEEDILKLTEIRIKRISRFDLDKFKENIAALEGKIELVKHNLANLIAYAIEYYLNIQKKYGKDRQRRTELRIFDTIDATKVAVANEKFYVNREEGFIGTSLRKDEYLFDCSDIDDIITFRKDGSMKIVKVEAKTFIGKDLLHVAIWKKNDKRTVYNMIYREGKEGPYYMKRFSVTGVTRNTDYPLASDKKGSEMLYFSANPNGEAETVTVLLKPNPRIRKNKMDIDFSELAIKGRDSKGNLVTKYSVKKVDLKEEGISTLAPRRIWFDDTVRRLNADGRGTLLGSFKGDDKILTINSNGEAKLVSFDLGNRFDDEYLILEKWRPQQPVTCIYYDGEKDMYFIKRFLLENNTNPQNFMPSEHSKSFVENVIVANGSTAEIVFAKEKGKERDPETVNIDEFIMVKGIKAIGNQFTKFKVKAINVVLPEIEEEEPEVYEEPEPTEGIDEDGGIIGDLFESDDSEN; encoded by the coding sequence ATGACAGAAGAAAATTCGCATGAAGGTGAGAGCTTAAAGAAAGTTTCCGGACTTTATAAAGACTGGTTTCTGGACTATGCTTCTTACGTGATTTTAGATAGAGCAATTCCATCAGTTTATGATGGATTAAAGCCGGTTCAAAGAAGGATTATGCATTCCATGCGGGAGCTGGAAGACGGACGTTATAATAAGGTAGCTAATATTGTAGGGAATACCATGAAATATCACCCACATGGTGATGCATCAATTACAGATGCAATGGTACAGATCGGGCAGAAAGAACTTCTGATAGATACCCAGGGAAACTGGGGTAACGTTTTTACTGGAGATTCTGCAGCTGCTGCCAGATATATTGAAGCAAGATTAACCCCTTTTGCTCTTGAAGTTGTTTTCAATCCTAAAACCACAGAATGGTCTAAATCATATGACGGCAGAAATAATGAACCCATTGATTTGCCGGTAAAATTTCCTTTGCTTTTGACACAAGGGGTAGAAGGTATCGGGGTAGGACTGTCGACCAAAATACTTCCACATAACTTTAATGAACTGATCAATGCTTCTGTTGCTCATCTTAAAGGTAAAAAGTTCGAGTTGTTTCCAGATTTCCTGACAGCAGGATACTTGGATGTTTCGGAATATAATGATGGACATAGAGGTGGAAAAGTAAGAACAAGAGCCAGAATAATACAGACAGATAAACATACATTAGTTATTTCTGAACTTCCTTTTTCTAAAACGACAAGCGACCTGATAGATTCTATCTTAAAAGCCAATGAAAAAGGAAAGATCAAGATCAAAAAAATTGAAGATAATACTTCAGATACAGTAGAAATTCTGATCCATTTGCATAATGATGTATCGCCAGATAAAACAATTGATGCTTTATATGCTTTTACAGACTGTCAGGTTACAATTTCTCCCAATGCATGTGTAATTGTAGGAGATAAACCAATGTTCCTGAATGTTTCCGAAATTTTAAGAATGAATACGGAACATACGGTTTCGTTATTAAAAAAGGAACTGGAGATCGAGCTTCATGAATTGCAGGAAAGCTGGCATTTTTCTTCACTGGAAAGGATCTTTATTGAAAATAGGATCTATCACGATATTGAAGAAGTAGAAACCTGGGAAGATGTTATAAAAACGATTGATATAGGTTTAAAACCTCATACAAAACATCTTTTAAGGGTGGTAACTGAAGAAGATATTTTAAAATTAACCGAGATCAGGATCAAGAGAATTTCAAGATTTGATTTAGATAAATTTAAAGAAAACATTGCAGCTCTTGAGGGTAAGATAGAGTTGGTAAAGCATAATTTAGCCAATCTTATTGCTTATGCAATTGAATATTATTTAAATATTCAGAAAAAATACGGTAAAGACAGACAGAGAAGAACAGAACTTAGGATTTTTGATACTATTGATGCGACTAAAGTGGCTGTGGCTAATGAAAAATTCTATGTCAACCGTGAAGAAGGGTTTATTGGAACATCATTAAGAAAGGATGAATATTTGTTCGACTGTTCGGATATTGATGATATCATTACCTTCAGAAAAGACGGAAGCATGAAGATCGTTAAAGTGGAGGCTAAAACATTTATAGGGAAAGACCTTTTACACGTTGCGATCTGGAAGAAAAATGATAAAAGGACGGTTTATAATATGATCTATCGTGAAGGTAAAGAAGGACCATATTATATGAAACGTTTCTCTGTAACAGGAGTAACGAGAAATACCGATTATCCATTGGCTTCAGATAAAAAAGGTTCGGAGATGCTTTACTTTTCTGCAAATCCAAATGGAGAGGCAGAAACAGTTACAGTCCTTTTGAAACCGAATCCAAGAATCAGAAAAAATAAAATGGATATCGATTTCTCTGAATTAGCGATTAAAGGACGTGATTCTAAAGGAAATCTGGTAACCAAATATTCAGTTAAAAAGGTAGATCTTAAGGAAGAGGGTATTTCTACGCTGGCTCCAAGAAGGATCTGGTTTGATGACACGGTAAGAAGATTAAATGCTGATGGAAGAGGAACTTTATTAGGAAGCTTTAAAGGGGATGATAAAATCTTAACGATCAATTCTAATGGTGAAGCGAAATTAGTAAGTTTTGACCTTGGAAACCGCTTTGATGATGAGTATCTGATTTTAGAGAAGTGGCGACCACAACAACCTGTAACCTGTATTTATTACGATGGTGAAAAGGATATGTATTTCATTAAGAGATTTTTATTGGAAAATAATACCAATCCACAGAATTTCATGCCATCGGAACATAGCAAGTCATTTGTTGAAAATGTGATTGTGGCAAATGGATCTACGGCGGAAATTGTTTTTGCTAAGGAAAAAGGAAAAGAACGTGATCCTGAAACAGTGAATATAGACGAATTTATAATGGTGAAGGGTATAAAAGCGATAGGAAATCAATTCACCAAGTTTAAGGTAAAAGCGATCAATGTTGTCTTACCTGAAATCGAAGAGGAAGAGCCTGAAGTATATGAAGAACCGGAACCTACAGAAGGGATTGATGAAGATGGAGGTATCATCGGAGACCTGTTTGAGAGTGATGATAGTGAAAATTAA
- a CDS encoding rhomboid family intramembrane serine protease, whose translation MSIVVLIIIAVTCIISYMGLNNVSLFEKYKFNVAAIANRKEYIRLVSSAFLHADFMHLFFNMLSLYFFQGAVISFFGEIGFLVIYFGSMLLGNLFSLLIYKNQPWYSAIGASGAVSGIIFAAIAMAPNEISVNFLPGWLFGTLYFGYSVYMMLNPKQWDNLGHSAHLGGAFFGLVYAILLHPDLAMSNILYLGIMSLPLAYLSYEIFIRKRIG comes from the coding sequence ATGAGTATAGTTGTCTTAATCATTATAGCTGTTACATGTATCATAAGCTACATGGGACTTAATAATGTGAGTTTATTTGAAAAATATAAATTTAATGTTGCTGCAATCGCAAACCGAAAGGAATACATTAGATTAGTAAGCTCTGCTTTTTTACATGCAGATTTTATGCACTTGTTTTTCAATATGTTATCTCTGTACTTTTTTCAGGGGGCAGTAATTAGCTTCTTTGGGGAAATAGGCTTTTTAGTCATTTATTTTGGCTCGATGCTTCTTGGTAATTTATTTAGTCTTTTAATTTATAAGAATCAACCCTGGTATTCTGCTATTGGAGCTTCGGGTGCGGTTTCAGGAATTATTTTTGCAGCTATTGCAATGGCTCCGAATGAAATTAGTGTGAACTTTTTACCAGGTTGGCTTTTTGGAACATTATATTTCGGTTATTCTGTTTATATGATGTTAAATCCAAAGCAATGGGATAATTTAGGACATTCAGCTCATCTGGGAGGTGCATTTTTTGGTTTAGTATATGCTATTTTACTACATCCGGACTTGGCAATGAGCAATATACTTTATCTTGGAATAATGTCGCTTCCATTGGCCTATTTAAGCTATGAAATTTTTATAAGGAAAAGAATAGGATAA